A region of the Leptospira inadai serovar Lyme str. 10 genome:
GGTAAGCCCATGTCTGTGAGGAACTCCTTCCACTCCCACGAACGAAGCATATTCCGATTGCAGAGGACTTCCTTCGATTCCCGTTCCCGCCGGATTAGGAGAATCAAAAACGACTATCTTAATTTTTTCCGAACCGCTGCGATTTCGACGATCCACGGCCTGCATCAAGTAAAGGGCCGAAGTCAAAAAGGTGTAATACCTTGCCCCTATGTCTCGAATATCGATTAAAATCGTATCTATTCCACCCAATGAATCTTGGGAAGGAATCAGAGTATCTTCGGAATCCCCGTACAAATTTAAAATTTCGGTGTCTTCTAAATCATATTTGAGCGAGGCGCCCGAAATTTGATCCTGCAATTCGGCAAAGAGTCCGTGCTCCGGTAAGAAAAGTTTTTTTAACCCGTATTTCTTACTGACGGTTCGAAAGTGATACTCGTGTTCCCATCCGTAAGCACTCTGATTCGTAAGCATCCCGATTTTCGATCCGGATAATAAGGAGTCCATTTTCTTCATTTCGCTTAGGAGCATTCTTGCGAGAATGAAATCAGTCAAGCAGTAGAGAAATCTCTCCGTCGAAGTAGCCTAGATCGAACTCCCCTAAAAGTCGGTTCCTAAAGCGGTTCACCTCTTAGTTGCCGGGTTTTTAAAGCCGATCTTAGAAAAAGAGTTTCCCGGATCGATGAAGGATTGTTTTCTTCTTAATTTGCTCTCTTTAGCGAACGTATGGCCTTAGATACAAGTATTCCAAACCAAAAAGTAACTATTCCGGCAGGAACCACTCTCTTTTCGGAGGGATCGGCGGTAAATTCTCTCAATGTTTTACATAGCGGCGCTTTACGATACGTAATCGAGGGTCCCAAGGGTAGGAAATTAGAGCTTTTCAAACTTTCCGGAGCGAATCTTACACCGGGTGCGACCGCCTTATTTGCAGGGGGGCGATACCCATGCACGATCATCGCCGAGCAGGAATGCATTTTATCCACTTATGTTATGTCGCCATCGACTGTTGCCCGTTCCCTCGCGGCACGTTCCTCGCTTGGAATTATGGTCGGTAGATCATTACTCAGGGAGATCACCGAACTTTTTAAGCGGACCAATCAACTCAGGAAAATTGCGTCGGATCTAGGAAAATCGAACGATAATTTTTCCCTTCTTTATTATCAATTCAATCCGGGAGTTTTTCCGGATATTAAGCCGGGCCAGCCTATTAACGAACCCGGTTCGGATATTGTGGATCCGATCCTTAGACTGGCTCGAGAAAATTTAAAGAACTACTTCGAAAACGGCGGTTTGTTACCGGAACGACCGACCCCTACCTACATTGACGAGGATCATTCTCAGCAATTGTTAAAATATTATCCGGAAGAAATTGAATTTCAAGATTCGGAATTTAATTTCCTTCGAAAGCTGATTCTTGCGGATCCAAACCTACTGGCGCAATTGTTTACGCCCGATCCCACGATGGTTTCCTATATTTGCGAAAAGTTGGGAAAAGTTCAAAACGATTTAACCGGAAGCACGAAGGTCGTATTGGAAGAATTGGAGGAAGTCTTTCGATTCTTATTAGGAGGAGATGAAAGCATCGCCGAAAAATTCTATTTAATTTTAGATATGACTGCAAACGGTTATTCGACTGCCCCGCCCGAATTCGTCGTCCCGGTTCTGCAAACTCTATCTCAAAAAATCGAAAAAGCATTAGCGGGGCATCAGTCCCTGTTTGGCACCGGGATGCCGAACCCTTCGCCCAATTTACGCAGCTTTATCGAAAAAACCGTCGGACTTTCGAAAAAATATGAAGTTTTACCCCAAACCCAATCGGCCTCTACGAACGGATCTATCGACGTGGACTCGTCGGCAGACGCGACAGCGATACGAAAAGAACTTCAAAATTCCGCATCCACGATCATCCAGTATTCCGGTCTGGGCGGAGACGCAATAAAAGAATTCTCCGCTCTCATGGTAAAGCTAAAGTCCATGAAAAATCCGTTGGAATCGGATAATGATACGAGGAAACTGCGAAGATCCATTACGAAAATCTATTTTGATATCTATGCTGGATGTTTTCAAAAATATTTAAATACGAATAAGAACGTTCCTAAGCCGGTCGATCTGATGCTCAAATACGGATTTTTTGACGAGACTCTTTTGGACGATTCTCAACTCGTATTTATGTCCACGTTCAAGGATGCGATCACCTCCGTTTCGGATATTCCGATTCATTATGGAACCGAATGGTTAGAAAGGATTTATAAACGGGAAGCACCGACATCCCTTGATGAATTGGGACAAAATTTCTTTGATAAAGTGAAAATGGATAATAGAAATGCCGTTTTCAAAAAAGAATCCGATCTCCCTCCCGATATCGATAATCCCGAAGCGCGATTAAAATTCGAATTCGGTGCGATGTACGAAGCGAATGTTAGGCTAACGACCGGATCTCTTGCTACTTATCTACCGATTCTGACTAAATTCCATTCTCAAATTCCTCTCGGGAAAGCTTACGTTACGAAAAAGATGCTTACGGATGCCATTCACGACGTCATGGGTATCGACTTCTCGGTATTTAATCGGGAAGTGATCTACAATAATCCGGAAATGGGCATTAATAAAGAATTCGTGCAAAAAGCAGTCATTCCCGATTTCATTATAGTGCCTTCCATCGGAAGTAAAATCATGATGTGGCAGGAACTATCCGTCCACAGGGGGTCCGGTTCGAAAGAAAGTCGGGGTCGCATCGTTTTACCGGTATTCGTGCAAGGAGATTTAAAATCGCTTCTCATCGATGCGTTTGCCGCCTTCCGATGGGAACTCTGCAAAAGTATTTTAGGGCCGGAGTGGAATAACGTAGGAAATCCTTCGATCACAGCCGATTATATGGACTACGTTCAGTTCTATAAAAAGAACAAGGATCTCTCGATCGAAGTGAAGGAGAAGCTGGCCGCGGAATTTAAACGTTTCAGGAACGAGCGGGATATATTCGCGAATGATTATCAGCTCTGGATCAAGTATGAGTCGGAAAGCGTGCAACGATTGAACCGTGTGGTGCGCAGCATTTTCTATAGACATATCCCATTTTCGCGGCCGATTCGGGAAAAAGTTTCTAAGATGCCTGCATTTAGCGAAATTAATAACAGATTCATTAACATTCGGAGTCGGAAATTTACGGAGTTAGAAAACCGTTATAAAAAATATATTAACGCACTTGGATCACTGCCCGATCCGTTGCGTGAAAATCTCGAATTCTATAGAGTTTGAAAACGAGTATATTTGGTCTCTTTTCTTTTTTGGAACTGGCAACGAAATCGTTCGGCTATATCCCTGCTCGGACTCGTGAGAACTCCAATAACTAGGAACTCCAACAGACAAACGAACCGTCTCAAAGAATATTCTAAATTGAGAGGATGACTTATTTCGAATTAAACGTCTTCGAGTAAGTAAGGGCGAGTGTATTCTCGAACGATTTCAACGACAAAGCGCCCCCAAGATTTGGGGTCTTCCGGTGAAATTTCGATTTGCCGTACCTTCGGAAAATACGGAGTGGGCTTAAAAGCCGTGTGAGTTAATTCCATCGCACGCAAATAATTGTCCACTCGCTTCACTCGAACAAAGTTTAACAGTTCGCCTTGTATTTTTTCGGTCGGAATGTATCCGATAATGATTAACCGCGGAAATAATGACTTTTTCAATAAGTTGATAAAATCGCCGAAACTATCCACTCTATCGATGAATCCTTCATAGGCCCCGCCCCCAAGATTCATAATCTGAGTCACGATATCCATAGTAAAGGATACTCCCTCGGCGGAGGTCATGTCGGAGATGATAACGATTCCCTCATCCGGTTGAAACGTCTTAAACTCGACGGAACCCTTAAAATGCCGGCGGAGTAATTTAGCCGTTGAAATGTCTATCTCTGCAGCCTTCGGGACGAGAATTTTTCCCGTTGTGTCCGCAATGGGTTCCCTAGTAATCAGATATCTTTTTTTAGCGGCATTCTGGTTCATTACCCGGAATGCCTTAACTTTTTCCTCGAGCTCGTCTAGGTTACAATAACCTATTTTAAGGACATTCTCCCTCGCTCGTTTTTTAAGTTCTATATCTTCCATATAAATGGCGTTGCAGGACACGCCGTGAGGAACCAGGATACGGATGCTTCATAATTCCGCGATAACTTACCGGCTATCCAGTGATAGTATACTAAAAAAACGGATCTGAAAAGCCTAGTTTTTTGCACCGTAAAAACGGCTTGTCCTCCCAGGAAACGATTTCCTGAATGGAAAAGATGGCCATCCTCGAGAAACCACCTTTCCATCGGTTTAAAAGATCTTTATTTTTCGAGCTTAGCCGGTTCCTGTTTTTACTTTTTTTCCTGTATTCCTGTCAATCCGTTGAATTCATTCCGGATATCGTTTATCGAGAAGATCTAATACGGACCCATAAACAGTCTTGGAAAGATATCGAAATACTCAAAGAAGCGCCAAGGCGACGAGAATACGAGGTTTATGGAAGAATTCTTATTCGTAATTTCGGAGACGGCAAGACCGACAAATATTATTACGATCAAATAAAGAAAGAATTGTTCGATCGCGGGATGGACGGAATGTTTCTGGCGGCAAAAGGGATAGTTTCGATGCCTCCGACTATTTTTCAAAGCGGGACCGCAAACGGATATTCTGCAAACTTCGCGGAGTTGCCTCAAGAAGCCCGCGTTTTAGAGGGTATCGCGTTTCGCTATAAAGAACCGGAAGAAGATGGCAAGACGTCTCGATAGCGAAATCAAAGTTCTGTCCAACGGAGATTGGATATTTCGAGGAACGAAAATCGAACAGAGGGACGTACTCTCCTATTTTCGCAAAAACCTCAAGGAGGCGCCCGACGGCGTGTATATCGATAATCAATACGGTGACCTTTCCGAAAACGGTTACGTTCACCTTGAAGGTTATCCGGTAAATTTGATTCGAGTATCGGAGATCGCCGGTAATCTAACCTTTTTGACAGACGGAGGGGACGAGCTAAGTCTTTCCGAACTGGAATTATCGACGGACCGAGACGGAATTTTAATCGCGAAAAAAAAAGGGAATAGGCTCTTAAAATTTAAGATCGCGAGAAATGTTTCGGCGGAACTTTCGAAATATATCGAAGAGACGGAAACAGGTCACCTGCTTCGGACTACGACGGAAAAAAGAGAATTAAAGGAAACCTCCGAGGGTCCGGAAGTTCAACTTCCGGACGAATTCCGAAATGAAAGTTAAATCCTCTTTATTGTCGAAATTTCCGATCGCAAGATTACAATCGCAAATTTTCGATCGAATTTAGAATATTACGTTATATTAACTCGTCGGGATAAGAACGGTTCTCCCTACTCCTTTCCCGCCTGCCATGGAATCCAAGATCGAATTCGCGTCGTTTAACGAGGCTAAATGAATGGGAACCGGAAGTAATCGGTTATTAGATACCAAGCTCAACAATTCCGTAAGTTCGCTCGGAGACCCCGTGTAACTACCTTGTATTTTAAGATTCTTGAGGGCGATGATCGGGGTTTGTAAAGTGACTTCACCCCCGAATAACCCGACACAAATTTGTTTCCCATTCTTGCTTAATAGCGAAAATGCCAGTGCGGCCGTCTCGGAGTTATTTACGAAATCAACGATGGACTTTGCACCGGATGCTCCGATCGACTTACGGATCTCGGCCTCGCCCGCGCTCGAGAGTATCGTATGAAACGACGAATCAAATTCCCCTATTTTTTTCAATCGATCCGAATCGACATCCAAGAAAATAATATTGGCGTTCGTTAGACACCGAACAATCTGCGCTGCAAAAAAACCTAGGCCTCCGGCTCCGATGATTACTAAGGTTTCTTTTTCCGATAATGGCAACGCTTTCTTTAAAGCGCTGAATGCCGTCAATCCGGCACAAGCATAGGAGCAGGCAACTTCCGGTTTCAAATTTCCGATCGGAATCAGCCATTTTTTGTCGGGAACCAAAATGCGATCCGAATAGCCCCCATCTTGATACACTCCTAAGGATTTCGGCGACGCGCAAAGATGCGGTAAATCGGCCTGGCATTCCGAGCAGACGTCACATCCGATCCATGGATAAACTAAAAAAAGTTCACCGACAAAAACTCCAGCTACTTTTGATCCGATTTTCAGTATCCTTCCGACAACCTCATGACCGGGTGTTAAAGGAAGCGATACGCCGCGATCTTTCACCCACATTTTTTTCCCCGATCCCAATTCGTAATAACCTTCCCGAATATGCAGATCGGAATGGCAGACTCCGCAAGCCAGAACTTCGAGCAAGACTTCGTTGTCTTCCGGAATTGGATCGGGCGCTATATTCAAAACGAGAGGTTTTCCGAAATCGATTAACTGAACTCGCTTCAAAGTGTTTCACCCGTCTCATGATAGTTTTTCCCACTGAATGAAAGGCGCTGATTCGACTCACCCTGAATCATTCCCTCGATTATATTTGAAATTTCCCGGATTCCTTCCGCAGGCGCGGATAAGATATTTGCCTTCGTAAAGAAGCCATGCGTATAACCGTCGAAACGTTTAAAATAAGTCGGCACGCCTTCGGAGGCCAACCGATCCGCATATAATTCTCCGTCATCTCTCAGAGGATCCAACCCGGCCGTAAAGATAATCGTCGGAGGGAGATCTCGCAAGCTTTCGGCTTGTAGAGGCGAGGCCCTGGGATCGTTTCGTTTACTCTTGTCTGGAATATATTGATTCCAAAACCATTCCATATCCTTTCGAGTAAGTCCGGGTCCTTGTTCAAAGGTTTTGTAGGAATGAGTTTCGAAATTAGCATCAGTTACGGGATAAATTAAAACTTGCAGATCGATCTTCGGCCATTTTTTATCTCTAGCTTCTCTCACAATAACGGAGGCAAGATTTCCTCCCGCACTGTCGCCAGCCACGACCAGGGGAAATTTTTCCCGATCTTCCCGCGTGGCAATCCATTCTAAAGCAAGAGTCGCATCCTCGATTGCGGCAGGGAATGGAAACTCGGGAGCAAGTCGATAATCGACGAGAGAAACCGAGCTTGAAGTTCCGTTCGCTAATAACCTTGCAAACGGATCAAAATCATTCAAATTTCCGACGACCCAACCGCCTCCATGGAAATAAAGAATGCGGGAGCGAATTTCATTTTTCGGAATGTAATTTCTTACGATTAGCTTTCCGTTTGAAGTTAAAATCGAAGTATCGGAAATGTCGCTCATCTCCGGCCCTTCTCCTAAAAGGGACCGAATCGCGGAGTATCCTTCCCTCCTCTGGCGAGGAGTTCCTTCACTAAATCCTTTCAACCCCAAGGATAAAATCTTTTGCACGTAGTCTGCCATCTCCGGAGCTAATTCCATATTATAATTTCCCCGAACTAAATTTCATTCACGATTGGATATCGAAAACAAATCAAAGATAAACTCAAAAATTGCTCTTGTCGTTCCAATTTATCATTCGGTTCGAAGGAATTAGAAAATCTGCATAAAACTCTTGTCTCGTCGGAGGGAAATTCCAGTCTACAGCTCTATTTAAGAGGAATTCGAGAATGACAAATTAAACTCGTCAAAATCCGTGTAGGAGTTAGAAGACAGAGGACTGAGGACAGACGCGTTCACTTTGCTCACGATAGACAGAAGCTGCTACTAGTTGGAAAGGCAGTAGAAGACGTGGAAAAATCCCCTATAACATAGGAATCTTTCCATAGAACATGGGAACCCTGCTCGTCAATGTTCTGTCTTCAGTCCTCTGTCATCTGTCCTCCGGAAGACAGACGCGTTCGCTTTGCTCACGCTAGACAGAAGCTGCTACTAGTTGGAAAGGCAGAGGAGGACGGGGAAAAATCCCCTATAACACAGGAATCTTTCCATAGAATATGGAAACCCTGCTCGTCAATGTTCTGTCTTCAGTCCTCTGTCATCTGTCCTCCGGAAGACAGACGCGTTCGCTTTGCTCACGCTAGACAGAAGCTGCTACTAGTTGGAAAGGCAGTGGAAGACGTGGAAAAATCCCCTATAACACAGGAATCTTTCCATAGAACATGGGAACCCTGCTCGTCAATGTTCTGTCTTCAGTCCTCTGTCATCTGTCCTCCGTTTCGGATCCGGCAATGCGTTATCGGATAATTTTCAATTTTACGATCCCAGTATTACTTTCGGATTAGGATGAATCGAAGGGAACAATATAAGGATTTCTTAAACTAATCCTGCGATAATAAATCTTGATCGCAGGATTAGTGATCGGTCTGAATTTTAACGGTCTCAGAACGCCGAGTTCAATTCTTCCCGTAAACGTTTTGCCTCTTCGAAATCTGGCTTGATTACGATCGCTTTATGTAGGTATTGAAGAGAGCGTTCCGGGCGATTCCAAATTTTATATAACGTTGCCAAGTTGAAAAGTGAAATGTGAGGAGCGTCGTTTAATCGGCAACGCAGGGATTTCTTCAGCCAATAAACAGACTCCCTTTCTCTTCCCAATCGGAGGAGCAGTATGCCTATCTCATTGCACGGATTACCGTATTCCGAATTCGTTTCCACCGATCGGTAAAAATAATAGAGACCTTTTTGCCAGTTTGACCTCTGGTTTTCGATTAATCCCAAGAAAAAATATGCTTCATGATCTTCCGTTTGTTCTAGGAAGGATTTCAGTAGAAATTCGGAACGATCCAAATCTCCGATTTTATAAAAGAATTTTGAGGCTTCAAGCTTATCTTCAGGTGTCAGACTTTCCAATTATCTACCCGTTTTTCTTTTATTTTCGGTCTCTAAAGCCGAGAGCTTAATTATGTTTTCCGTGCATGACTTCCTTCTTTACCAAACCTAACAAAGATCTAGCAATCGCGGCACCATCTAATCCGTATTCGAGAAAGATTTCTTTTCGTTCTCCGTGATGAATCGGTTCCGACGGAAAGCCGAACGTTTTCAAGAATCTGGAAAGATATTCCGGTGAAATTCTATTTAGAAGATAACCGGATGCTCCGCCATCCACATAGCTCTCATCCAAAATGGTAAAATATCGGACTTTCGAAAGTTCCTCATCCAACGCTTCCTTTCCAAGCGGTCTTAACCATACCAAATCGATAAGCGCGACGGAGAGGCCTTCGTTCTCTAAAAATGCGGCCGCTTTTTTAGCTTCATCTAGCATGGAACCGATCGAGAGAATCGCGATATCCGATCCCCTGCGCAATACTCTAAACGAACCCGGATTTAGCTCGAGTTTCGAAGAAAAATCCAAACCGGAAATATCCACCGAAGCTTTCGGGAATCGGATTGCGATCGGAGATTTATCGTACGTCTCCAAGAAGCGAAGGGAATCCACCAAATCCTGTCCGGAAGAAGGGACAAAAACATCCATATTCGGTAAAGATAAAAGATAATTCAAATCGAATAGCCCTTGATGAGTCTCCCCGTCCGGACCCACGCAGCCCGCACGATCAATCACGAAACGCACCGGTAAATTCATAAGCGAAACGTCTTCGACTAACTGATCCATCGCCCTGGTCAAGAAGGTGGAGTAAATGCACATATAAGGAATGATATCCCCGTTCGTCATGGCTCCGGCGAACGCAACCGAATGTTGCTCGGCAATTCCGACGTCAAAAACATGATCCGGGAATTTGGCAACATACTCTCCGAGACCGGATCCTTCGATCATCGCGGGAGTAATCGCGGCTATTTTCGGATTTTTTTCCGTTAATTGGGTTAATACTTTTCCGACGATCTTGGAATAAGAAATTTTAGAATCGTCTCCCGAATCCATAGCTCCATCTTCTTTTCTAAATGGAGTCACTCCATGGTATTTAATCGGATCCTTTTCGGCCGGGCTATATCCTTTCCCTTTTTGGGTGATCACATGAAATAATACGGGTCCTTTCATCGTTTTAAGTTTGCGAAGCATGGTAACGAGTCGAATCACGTCGTGGCCGTCTTCGGGACCTATATATCCGAAACCTAAATCTTCGAATAAACCGCCGGGAGTAAAAACGTCCTTGAATCCCTTTTCCACCTTTTTGAAAAAACTTTCCATTGCCGGACCCACAATCGGAAACCACTTTAAAAAAGTATAAAATATCCTTTTCCAATTCAAATAAAAATGGGAACTTATAATATTATTTAAATAACTCGAAATCGATCCGACATTCTTAGAAATCGACATATAATTATCGTTCAGAATGACAAGGAGATCCTTCTTTAAATGGCCTGCATGATTTAAGGCTTCCAAGGCCATGCCGGTAGCGATCGAGGCATCTCCGATAATCGCTACTACGTTATAATTTTTGCCGGTCAGATCTCTCGCAACCGCCTCACCTAACGCTTGGGAAATCGACGTACCGGCATGACCCGTATTGTACAAATCGTAAACCGACTCTTCCCGTTTCGGAAAACCGGATAAGCCTTTGAATTTTCGAACGGTGGAAAGTTTATCCTTCCTGCCTGTTAGAATTTTATGCGGGTAGGTTTGATGACCGACGTCCCAAATCAAACGATCATTCGGCGTATCGAAAACGTAATGCAATGCTACGGTAAGCTCGACTACTCCGAGATTGCTGGCAAAATGACCGCCGATTCCCGAAAGGGTATCTATAATATAGTTTCGAACCTCGGCACAGAGCCGGGGCAACTCCTCCAATGGAAGTTTTCTGAGGTCCGCGGGAATACGGATGCCATCGAGATTCGGTTGTTGCTGTTGCATGAATTCCGTCGTCTAACGGTCATTAGGACTGCTCCGCAGCGTGAAGAGGTCTCCGTAATATTTTGAGATCTTCTTCGTTTACTAAATCGATCAGTTCATAGATTCGAACAGGCTTCGTCTTTCCTTTCACCTTGACCAAATCCAATTCTCTGGCAATTATACGGTCCTTGACCTTTTCATATGTATATTCTGAAATAATGATATTGGTGGCGTATTCCTTGTTCGATCCTTCCAAGCGCGAACCCAGGTTGATCGTATCCCCCATACAGGTGTAATCCATGCGGTGGGAACTCCCCATATTTCCGACTACGGCGGGTCCGGAATTCAATCCAATACCGATATCCATCATGGGGAGATCCCTGCTTTTCCATTCCTCTTTCAAGACGGCTAACCTTCGCATTTGAGCGAGGGCCGCCGCACAAGCGTAATAGGCATGATCTTCTAAAGGAACCGGAGCCCCCCAGAAAGCCATGATCGCATCCCCCATGTATTTATCAATCGTTCCCTTAAATTCGATTATGATCTCCGTCATTTCGGAAAGATACTGGTTCAAAAATTGAACAAGTTCCTCTGGTCCCATTTTTTCCGACATTGTGGTGAATCCGCGGATATCCGAGAAGAAGATCGTGATGTCTCGCTTGGATCCTCCCAGATTCAAATTCTCCGGATTTTTAAGGAGTTCGTCCACGACATCCTTCGATACGAATTTCGAGAATGTGCTTCTGATATATTTTACGTTCTCTTCTTCCGTTAAAATTTTATATCCGATGATTCCTACGAAAATGAAGAGCAACTCTATGATCACTGATGGAAAGATATGCACCAAATTAAATTCGGAAAAATCCAATAGCGTCACAACACTGTATAGAAACGCGAGAACGATGATAAATAGAAACCCCCAGGAGGTTTTCAGACGGGGAAGCACCAAACCTACGAGAAAAGCCATGCTCAAATAGATCAGAAAATTTCCCCACTCGGGAACTTCGTGAAGGAAATCCTGATTTAAGATCGTATTGATCGCATGCGCGTGATGTTCGATTCCCGACATGTCTCCGAACGGAGATAAGTGCGTATCCTTTGCCGCCCCGCGCCCGGTTGCATAATACATCGCGACCAGGAAAATATTATTTTCCACCTGTGCCGCCGCATTCTCGTCCCACATCTGAACGACTTCGAAGAGTTCCGTATTCCTGAAGGAATACAAACCGCCTGCAAAGTTGATTTGCATTTGTCCGTACTCGTCTATAGGAATAACGACGTCGCGAGTGTCGTTAGGTTTTGCCATGATATCCTTGGTTTCCCGCTTCATGGTTTTAAAATCAAAATTCGTCACCGTACGATTAGGAATATTTTTGATCTTAACGTATTTGCCCATGACGACTTCCGTATCTTTACGCACGTCTACGCCGTAATAGTTGCAGGCGATAATCAAATCGATGGAAGGGAAATATTCCGTTTCCTTAAAAGGGCCCGAGTTTACCAACTTGGCGACCAAGGGCATTCTGCGATTTAAGCCGCTTTCATCTTTCTTAATATTTGCGAATCCAAGACCGGACGATTTAGAACCGATTTGTTCGATGGGAGGCTGCGGAAATTTGAGCCAAGGTTGCCCGATATCGTCGGGGTCTTGAACGTTCTCGAGTTTATATTTTCTTAAAACCTCGGTTCGTTTTTC
Encoded here:
- a CDS encoding Crp/Fnr family transcriptional regulator, giving the protein MALDTSIPNQKVTIPAGTTLFSEGSAVNSLNVLHSGALRYVIEGPKGRKLELFKLSGANLTPGATALFAGGRYPCTIIAEQECILSTYVMSPSTVARSLAARSSLGIMVGRSLLREITELFKRTNQLRKIASDLGKSNDNFSLLYYQFNPGVFPDIKPGQPINEPGSDIVDPILRLARENLKNYFENGGLLPERPTPTYIDEDHSQQLLKYYPEEIEFQDSEFNFLRKLILADPNLLAQLFTPDPTMVSYICEKLGKVQNDLTGSTKVVLEELEEVFRFLLGGDESIAEKFYLILDMTANGYSTAPPEFVVPVLQTLSQKIEKALAGHQSLFGTGMPNPSPNLRSFIEKTVGLSKKYEVLPQTQSASTNGSIDVDSSADATAIRKELQNSASTIIQYSGLGGDAIKEFSALMVKLKSMKNPLESDNDTRKLRRSITKIYFDIYAGCFQKYLNTNKNVPKPVDLMLKYGFFDETLLDDSQLVFMSTFKDAITSVSDIPIHYGTEWLERIYKREAPTSLDELGQNFFDKVKMDNRNAVFKKESDLPPDIDNPEARLKFEFGAMYEANVRLTTGSLATYLPILTKFHSQIPLGKAYVTKKMLTDAIHDVMGIDFSVFNREVIYNNPEMGINKEFVQKAVIPDFIIVPSIGSKIMMWQELSVHRGSGSKESRGRIVLPVFVQGDLKSLLIDAFAAFRWELCKSILGPEWNNVGNPSITADYMDYVQFYKKNKDLSIEVKEKLAAEFKRFRNERDIFANDYQLWIKYESESVQRLNRVVRSIFYRHIPFSRPIREKVSKMPAFSEINNRFINIRSRKFTELENRYKKYINALGSLPDPLRENLEFYRV
- a CDS encoding alcohol dehydrogenase, yielding MKRVQLIDFGKPLVLNIAPDPIPEDNEVLLEVLACGVCHSDLHIREGYYELGSGKKMWVKDRGVSLPLTPGHEVVGRILKIGSKVAGVFVGELFLVYPWIGCDVCSECQADLPHLCASPKSLGVYQDGGYSDRILVPDKKWLIPIGNLKPEVACSYACAGLTAFSALKKALPLSEKETLVIIGAGGLGFFAAQIVRCLTNANIIFLDVDSDRLKKIGEFDSSFHTILSSAGEAEIRKSIGASGAKSIVDFVNNSETAALAFSLLSKNGKQICVGLFGGEVTLQTPIIALKNLKIQGSYTGSPSELTELLSLVSNNRLLPVPIHLASLNDANSILDSMAGGKGVGRTVLIPTS
- a CDS encoding alpha/beta hydrolase — protein: MELAPEMADYVQKILSLGLKGFSEGTPRQRREGYSAIRSLLGEGPEMSDISDTSILTSNGKLIVRNYIPKNEIRSRILYFHGGGWVVGNLNDFDPFARLLANGTSSSVSLVDYRLAPEFPFPAAIEDATLALEWIATREDREKFPLVVAGDSAGGNLASVIVREARDKKWPKIDLQVLIYPVTDANFETHSYKTFEQGPGLTRKDMEWFWNQYIPDKSKRNDPRASPLQAESLRDLPPTIIFTAGLDPLRDDGELYADRLASEGVPTYFKRFDGYTHGFFTKANILSAPAEGIREISNIIEGMIQGESNQRLSFSGKNYHETGETL
- a CDS encoding tetratricopeptide repeat protein encodes the protein MESLTPEDKLEASKFFYKIGDLDRSEFLLKSFLEQTEDHEAYFFLGLIENQRSNWQKGLYYFYRSVETNSEYGNPCNEIGILLLRLGRERESVYWLKKSLRCRLNDAPHISLFNLATLYKIWNRPERSLQYLHKAIVIKPDFEEAKRLREELNSAF
- the dxs gene encoding 1-deoxy-D-xylulose-5-phosphate synthase yields the protein MQQQQPNLDGIRIPADLRKLPLEELPRLCAEVRNYIIDTLSGIGGHFASNLGVVELTVALHYVFDTPNDRLIWDVGHQTYPHKILTGRKDKLSTVRKFKGLSGFPKREESVYDLYNTGHAGTSISQALGEAVARDLTGKNYNVVAIIGDASIATGMALEALNHAGHLKKDLLVILNDNYMSISKNVGSISSYLNNIISSHFYLNWKRIFYTFLKWFPIVGPAMESFFKKVEKGFKDVFTPGGLFEDLGFGYIGPEDGHDVIRLVTMLRKLKTMKGPVLFHVITQKGKGYSPAEKDPIKYHGVTPFRKEDGAMDSGDDSKISYSKIVGKVLTQLTEKNPKIAAITPAMIEGSGLGEYVAKFPDHVFDVGIAEQHSVAFAGAMTNGDIIPYMCIYSTFLTRAMDQLVEDVSLMNLPVRFVIDRAGCVGPDGETHQGLFDLNYLLSLPNMDVFVPSSGQDLVDSLRFLETYDKSPIAIRFPKASVDISGLDFSSKLELNPGSFRVLRRGSDIAILSIGSMLDEAKKAAAFLENEGLSVALIDLVWLRPLGKEALDEELSKVRYFTILDESYVDGGASGYLLNRISPEYLSRFLKTFGFPSEPIHHGERKEIFLEYGLDGAAIARSLLGLVKKEVMHGKHN
- a CDS encoding adenylate/guanylate cyclase domain-containing protein gives rise to the protein MSESKTPLKLSVLDIVFGTLTVVGIIAHLYYAFLSNSPIAFKALLVGAFLLLSSAYFFYKLLEKLVTNKQTMGSLWLAIIVSFFVFDLYVVFTPFSDLEESSVSWRFNLVKGGITKSEKESDEGTIEYIKYNPPAGARRDIQIIGITTNTLERLEGVWPLPWKNYASIIDKFKNTSNLLMFDIFFVDYKPGQMEEMSKALDGNPRVMFDYPMETSLESKEAILNLEKRTEVLRKYKLENVQDPDDIGQPWLKFPQPPIEQIGSKSSGLGFANIKKDESGLNRRMPLVAKLVNSGPFKETEYFPSIDLIIACNYYGVDVRKDTEVVMGKYVKIKNIPNRTVTNFDFKTMKRETKDIMAKPNDTRDVVIPIDEYGQMQINFAGGLYSFRNTELFEVVQMWDENAAAQVENNIFLVAMYYATGRGAAKDTHLSPFGDMSGIEHHAHAINTILNQDFLHEVPEWGNFLIYLSMAFLVGLVLPRLKTSWGFLFIIVLAFLYSVVTLLDFSEFNLVHIFPSVIIELLFIFVGIIGYKILTEEENVKYIRSTFSKFVSKDVVDELLKNPENLNLGGSKRDITIFFSDIRGFTTMSEKMGPEELVQFLNQYLSEMTEIIIEFKGTIDKYMGDAIMAFWGAPVPLEDHAYYACAAALAQMRRLAVLKEEWKSRDLPMMDIGIGLNSGPAVVGNMGSSHRMDYTCMGDTINLGSRLEGSNKEYATNIIISEYTYEKVKDRIIARELDLVKVKGKTKPVRIYELIDLVNEEDLKILRRPLHAAEQS